The Aedes aegypti strain LVP_AGWG chromosome 3, AaegL5.0 Primary Assembly, whole genome shotgun sequence genome contains a region encoding:
- the LOC5579527 gene encoding uncharacterized protein LOC5579527 isoform X1 codes for MGVLCDVFAEQCTKKGLLSFLIVCRWHTNDCMTTINSKMSTNVVSFMLTILAITVVTFEVTAQSNYASHANSIEYQGEGLPEEATLDGKVTKLDDLSPIIFLNRTKAALNCAAGSMQVDLKFNEKFFGTAYANFDRNSACQITGKGDTSYSIELPLKGCGTKQEPQRVFTNNIVVRFHPGLEMDGDEIITIVCRYPPPVAPVPAGLPAPILTNIVPASILEPPLKGIQILFIICAIMFLTLLLIGLGVSYYCLRRQPMPIVRRVVHVGSGSEITALETGSIGSISGMKIAPVHTALHQTRSISGSDGPLIPSDYPSESHSENEEVDTGSLPVSSHGSYENSAFVQDSSSIYSENYGQSQDIRTFETCEASPKFDIHVRVKRTPPPLPSPLTSDTESNTTISRMERNNLSTILESHEDARSDSVLTFESLQEAGHTQFTYTPELHTVPKHIQQAPVVSKITKAQQQYIQRDTWPENYVDGPQASSSRSIVSLGTEMTDTHSMTEIVDSSHLYPANYHNAIDLKYTNNLHELPVTPIKKNAISSHVIDDVFMQTVTEKTTIEDIEKHKRMVTEYKAKPVIDPNWDVTIRNYQENSQPEWEDFSDVSSASGMTIPQTMPTKMTVPTSTYISESDVMLQSPELVGNMKPIELPPEDKSVSNWDVLIRVLQDVEIPDISVTTARLQSDRAPVPLATQLSYEDKAKWKQIITTESTLRTMLTEAVVREDFERIRTDARYENLFEPQSWEIIMRILAPPDDVELRRSSRKKRETWDTRSRRSSLPTLYEYDSDGGSSVRTITQDPIVVTTQHRDSYESSRPRSRKTSRSSYSSNNVDYRSMTEMTVDFAKSKYPDSYSDGSSYSAHQYYEDDPYDHRSIQRSSSHPSLARSASEFTERWVAPEETDSSTPDASPQMTRRERNLMVQSNVAQMGDSRHIIHESQTQYIETRKTNYRTNRDDEW; via the exons ATGAGTACGAACGTAGTCAGCTTTATGCTGACGATTTTGGCAATAACAGTTGTAACATTTGAGGTCACTGCCCAATCAAACTATGCATCCCACGCTAATAGCATCGAATATCAAGGAGAAGGATTGCCCGAAGAAGCAACGCTTGACGGAAAG GTAACAAAACTCGACGATCTCAGccctataatatttttgaaccgcACAAAAGCCGCGTTGAATTGTGCTGCTGGTTCTATGCAAGTGGACCTGAAGTTCAATGAAAAATTTTTTGGCACTGCCTACGCTAATTTTGACCGAAACAGTGCGTGTCAAATAACCGGTAAAGGCGACACCAGCTACAGCATTGAGCTGCCTCTGAAAGGATGTGGAACTAAACAG GAGCCCCAACGTGTGTTCACCAACAACATTGTAGTTCGTTTCCATCCAGGCCTTGAAATGGATGGGGATGAAATAATTACAATAGTATGTCGTTACCCTCCTCCCGTAGCACCTGTTCCTGCTGGTTTACCTGCCCCCAT ATTGACAAATATTGTTCCTGCATCGATTTTGGAACCACCTTTGAAGGGAATTCAAATACTTTTCATTATTTGTGCAATTATGTTTTTAACCTTATTGCTCATTGGCTTGGGCGTATCATATTACTGTTTACGAAGACAACCAATGCCCATTGTACGAAGAGTGGTTCATGTTGGAAGTGGATCTGAAATAACAGCACTTGAAACCGGCAGCATag GAAGCATATCAGGAATGAAGATAGCACCAGTACATACCGCTTTGCACCAAACTCGAAGTATCTCTGGAAGTGATGGCCCTCTAATTCCATCTGACTATCCGAGTGAATCACACTCCGAAAATGAAGAAGTAGATACTGGATCCTTGCCTGTGAGTTCACATGGTAGCTATGAAAATAGTGCCTTTGTTCAGGACTCATCCAGTATCTATAGTGAAAATTATGGCCAATCTCAAGATATACGCACTTTTGAAACTTGTGAAGCTTCTCCAAAGTTTGACATCCACGTGCGAGTTAAACGCACTCCACCTCCATTACCGTCACCACTAACATCTGACACTGAAAGTAATACAACAATTAGCCGAATGGAGAGAAACAACCTTTCCACAATTCTGGAGTCCCACGAAGATGCCAGGAGTGACAGTGTACTAACATTTGAATCTCTTCAAGAAGCCGGACATACTCAGTTCACCTATACTCCGGAGTTACATACGGTTCCTAAACACATCCAGCAGGCACCAGTTGTTTCCAAAATTACGAAAGCTCAGCAACAATAC ATCCAACGTGATACTTGGCCAGAAAATTACGTGGATGGTCCACAAGCATCGTCCTCTCGTAGCATTGTTTCATTAGGCACTGAAATGACAGATACGCACTCAATGACTGAAATAGTCGATTCCTCACACTTGTACCCAGCTAACTATCACAATGCGATTGATTTGAAATATACAAATAACCTTCATGAACTTCCCGTTACCCCTATTAAAAAGAATGCAATATCATCTCATGTTATAGATGACGTGTTTATGCAAACTGTTACTGAAAAAACAACAATTGAAGACATCGAGAAACATAAGCGGATGGTAACGGAGTACAAAGCTAAACCGGTCATCGATCCTAACTGGGACGTTACCATTAGAAATTATCAGGAAAATTCTCAGCCAGAATGGGAGGACTTTTCGGATGTTTCTAGCGCCTCTGGAATGACTATTCCGCAAACCATGCCTACAAAAATGACCGTTCCTACGTCAACATACATTTCTGAAAGTGATGTCATGCTTCAGAGTCCAGAACTTGTTGGAAATATGAAACCAATTGAACTTCCACCAGAAGATAAATCTGTTTCCAATTGGGATGTCCTTATAAGAGTTTTACAAGACGTGGAAATTCCGGACATTTCCGTTACCACTGCCAGGCTTCAAAGTGACCGCGCACCTGTACCACTTGCTACACAACTCAGTTATGAGGACAAGGCTAAATGGAAGCAAATTATCACTACTGAGTCTACGCTGAG GACAATGCTCACTGAGGCCGTTGTACGAGAAGATTTCGAACGCATTCGAACTGACGCACGCTACGAAAACTTATTCGAACCCCAATCGTGGGAAATAATTATGCGTATACTCGCGCCTCCCGACGACGTTGAACTTCGACGATCTTCAAGGAAAAAACGAGAAACGTGGGATACTCGTTCACGAAGAAGCTCACTGCCTACATTGTACGAATACGATAGTGATGGAGGTTCATCGGTTCGAACTATAACTCAAGACCCAATAGTTGTGACTACTCAACATAGAGATAGCTATGAAAGTTCCAGACCTCGCTCAAGAAAAACTTCGCGATCCTCGTATAGCTCCAATAACGTTGATTATCGTTCAATGACTGAAATGACCGTTGATTTTGCAAAATCCAAGTATCCTGATAGTTATTCCGACGGAAGTTCATATTCAGCACATCAGTACTATGAAGATGACCCATACGACCATCGCTCCATTCAACGTTCTTCCAGCCATCCTAGCCTGGCTAGATCTGCTAGCGAATTTACCGAGAGATGGGTTGCTCCTGAAGAAACCGATTCCTCAACTCCGGATGCCAGTCCACAGATGACGCGACGTGAAAGAAATTTAATG GTGCAGTCCAACGTTGCTCAAATGGGAGATAGTCGTCATATTATCCATGAGAGCCAAACGCAGTATATTGAAACAAGAAAAACTAATTATAGGACAAATCGAGACGACGAATGGTGA
- the LOC5579527 gene encoding uncharacterized protein LOC5579527 isoform X2: protein MSGINTQWSEGGQNRSCFLRMVILFPTSFPSKMSTNVVSFMLTILAITVVTFEVTAQSNYASHANSIEYQGEGLPEEATLDGKVTKLDDLSPIIFLNRTKAALNCAAGSMQVDLKFNEKFFGTAYANFDRNSACQITGKGDTSYSIELPLKGCGTKQEPQRVFTNNIVVRFHPGLEMDGDEIITIVCRYPPPVAPVPAGLPAPILTNIVPASILEPPLKGIQILFIICAIMFLTLLLIGLGVSYYCLRRQPMPIVRRVVHVGSGSEITALETGSIGSISGMKIAPVHTALHQTRSISGSDGPLIPSDYPSESHSENEEVDTGSLPVSSHGSYENSAFVQDSSSIYSENYGQSQDIRTFETCEASPKFDIHVRVKRTPPPLPSPLTSDTESNTTISRMERNNLSTILESHEDARSDSVLTFESLQEAGHTQFTYTPELHTVPKHIQQAPVVSKITKAQQQYIQRDTWPENYVDGPQASSSRSIVSLGTEMTDTHSMTEIVDSSHLYPANYHNAIDLKYTNNLHELPVTPIKKNAISSHVIDDVFMQTVTEKTTIEDIEKHKRMVTEYKAKPVIDPNWDVTIRNYQENSQPEWEDFSDVSSASGMTIPQTMPTKMTVPTSTYISESDVMLQSPELVGNMKPIELPPEDKSVSNWDVLIRVLQDVEIPDISVTTARLQSDRAPVPLATQLSYEDKAKWKQIITTESTLRTMLTEAVVREDFERIRTDARYENLFEPQSWEIIMRILAPPDDVELRRSSRKKRETWDTRSRRSSLPTLYEYDSDGGSSVRTITQDPIVVTTQHRDSYESSRPRSRKTSRSSYSSNNVDYRSMTEMTVDFAKSKYPDSYSDGSSYSAHQYYEDDPYDHRSIQRSSSHPSLARSASEFTERWVAPEETDSSTPDASPQMTRRERNLMVQSNVAQMGDSRHIIHESQTQYIETRKTNYRTNRDDEW from the exons ATGTCTGGAATCAATACACAATGGTCAGAAGgcggccaaaatcgaagttgttTTCTTCGAATGGTAATACTTTTCCCGACTTCTTTCCCGAGCAAA ATGAGTACGAACGTAGTCAGCTTTATGCTGACGATTTTGGCAATAACAGTTGTAACATTTGAGGTCACTGCCCAATCAAACTATGCATCCCACGCTAATAGCATCGAATATCAAGGAGAAGGATTGCCCGAAGAAGCAACGCTTGACGGAAAG GTAACAAAACTCGACGATCTCAGccctataatatttttgaaccgcACAAAAGCCGCGTTGAATTGTGCTGCTGGTTCTATGCAAGTGGACCTGAAGTTCAATGAAAAATTTTTTGGCACTGCCTACGCTAATTTTGACCGAAACAGTGCGTGTCAAATAACCGGTAAAGGCGACACCAGCTACAGCATTGAGCTGCCTCTGAAAGGATGTGGAACTAAACAG GAGCCCCAACGTGTGTTCACCAACAACATTGTAGTTCGTTTCCATCCAGGCCTTGAAATGGATGGGGATGAAATAATTACAATAGTATGTCGTTACCCTCCTCCCGTAGCACCTGTTCCTGCTGGTTTACCTGCCCCCAT ATTGACAAATATTGTTCCTGCATCGATTTTGGAACCACCTTTGAAGGGAATTCAAATACTTTTCATTATTTGTGCAATTATGTTTTTAACCTTATTGCTCATTGGCTTGGGCGTATCATATTACTGTTTACGAAGACAACCAATGCCCATTGTACGAAGAGTGGTTCATGTTGGAAGTGGATCTGAAATAACAGCACTTGAAACCGGCAGCATag GAAGCATATCAGGAATGAAGATAGCACCAGTACATACCGCTTTGCACCAAACTCGAAGTATCTCTGGAAGTGATGGCCCTCTAATTCCATCTGACTATCCGAGTGAATCACACTCCGAAAATGAAGAAGTAGATACTGGATCCTTGCCTGTGAGTTCACATGGTAGCTATGAAAATAGTGCCTTTGTTCAGGACTCATCCAGTATCTATAGTGAAAATTATGGCCAATCTCAAGATATACGCACTTTTGAAACTTGTGAAGCTTCTCCAAAGTTTGACATCCACGTGCGAGTTAAACGCACTCCACCTCCATTACCGTCACCACTAACATCTGACACTGAAAGTAATACAACAATTAGCCGAATGGAGAGAAACAACCTTTCCACAATTCTGGAGTCCCACGAAGATGCCAGGAGTGACAGTGTACTAACATTTGAATCTCTTCAAGAAGCCGGACATACTCAGTTCACCTATACTCCGGAGTTACATACGGTTCCTAAACACATCCAGCAGGCACCAGTTGTTTCCAAAATTACGAAAGCTCAGCAACAATAC ATCCAACGTGATACTTGGCCAGAAAATTACGTGGATGGTCCACAAGCATCGTCCTCTCGTAGCATTGTTTCATTAGGCACTGAAATGACAGATACGCACTCAATGACTGAAATAGTCGATTCCTCACACTTGTACCCAGCTAACTATCACAATGCGATTGATTTGAAATATACAAATAACCTTCATGAACTTCCCGTTACCCCTATTAAAAAGAATGCAATATCATCTCATGTTATAGATGACGTGTTTATGCAAACTGTTACTGAAAAAACAACAATTGAAGACATCGAGAAACATAAGCGGATGGTAACGGAGTACAAAGCTAAACCGGTCATCGATCCTAACTGGGACGTTACCATTAGAAATTATCAGGAAAATTCTCAGCCAGAATGGGAGGACTTTTCGGATGTTTCTAGCGCCTCTGGAATGACTATTCCGCAAACCATGCCTACAAAAATGACCGTTCCTACGTCAACATACATTTCTGAAAGTGATGTCATGCTTCAGAGTCCAGAACTTGTTGGAAATATGAAACCAATTGAACTTCCACCAGAAGATAAATCTGTTTCCAATTGGGATGTCCTTATAAGAGTTTTACAAGACGTGGAAATTCCGGACATTTCCGTTACCACTGCCAGGCTTCAAAGTGACCGCGCACCTGTACCACTTGCTACACAACTCAGTTATGAGGACAAGGCTAAATGGAAGCAAATTATCACTACTGAGTCTACGCTGAG GACAATGCTCACTGAGGCCGTTGTACGAGAAGATTTCGAACGCATTCGAACTGACGCACGCTACGAAAACTTATTCGAACCCCAATCGTGGGAAATAATTATGCGTATACTCGCGCCTCCCGACGACGTTGAACTTCGACGATCTTCAAGGAAAAAACGAGAAACGTGGGATACTCGTTCACGAAGAAGCTCACTGCCTACATTGTACGAATACGATAGTGATGGAGGTTCATCGGTTCGAACTATAACTCAAGACCCAATAGTTGTGACTACTCAACATAGAGATAGCTATGAAAGTTCCAGACCTCGCTCAAGAAAAACTTCGCGATCCTCGTATAGCTCCAATAACGTTGATTATCGTTCAATGACTGAAATGACCGTTGATTTTGCAAAATCCAAGTATCCTGATAGTTATTCCGACGGAAGTTCATATTCAGCACATCAGTACTATGAAGATGACCCATACGACCATCGCTCCATTCAACGTTCTTCCAGCCATCCTAGCCTGGCTAGATCTGCTAGCGAATTTACCGAGAGATGGGTTGCTCCTGAAGAAACCGATTCCTCAACTCCGGATGCCAGTCCACAGATGACGCGACGTGAAAGAAATTTAATG GTGCAGTCCAACGTTGCTCAAATGGGAGATAGTCGTCATATTATCCATGAGAGCCAAACGCAGTATATTGAAACAAGAAAAACTAATTATAGGACAAATCGAGACGACGAATGGTGA
- the LOC5579527 gene encoding uncharacterized protein LOC5579527 isoform X3 produces the protein MTTINSKMSTNVVSFMLTILAITVVTFEVTAQSNYASHANSIEYQGEGLPEEATLDGKVTKLDDLSPIIFLNRTKAALNCAAGSMQVDLKFNEKFFGTAYANFDRNSACQITGKGDTSYSIELPLKGCGTKQEPQRVFTNNIVVRFHPGLEMDGDEIITIVCRYPPPVAPVPAGLPAPILTNIVPASILEPPLKGIQILFIICAIMFLTLLLIGLGVSYYCLRRQPMPIVRRVVHVGSGSEITALETGSIGSISGMKIAPVHTALHQTRSISGSDGPLIPSDYPSESHSENEEVDTGSLPVSSHGSYENSAFVQDSSSIYSENYGQSQDIRTFETCEASPKFDIHVRVKRTPPPLPSPLTSDTESNTTISRMERNNLSTILESHEDARSDSVLTFESLQEAGHTQFTYTPELHTVPKHIQQAPVVSKITKAQQQYIQRDTWPENYVDGPQASSSRSIVSLGTEMTDTHSMTEIVDSSHLYPANYHNAIDLKYTNNLHELPVTPIKKNAISSHVIDDVFMQTVTEKTTIEDIEKHKRMVTEYKAKPVIDPNWDVTIRNYQENSQPEWEDFSDVSSASGMTIPQTMPTKMTVPTSTYISESDVMLQSPELVGNMKPIELPPEDKSVSNWDVLIRVLQDVEIPDISVTTARLQSDRAPVPLATQLSYEDKAKWKQIITTESTLRTMLTEAVVREDFERIRTDARYENLFEPQSWEIIMRILAPPDDVELRRSSRKKRETWDTRSRRSSLPTLYEYDSDGGSSVRTITQDPIVVTTQHRDSYESSRPRSRKTSRSSYSSNNVDYRSMTEMTVDFAKSKYPDSYSDGSSYSAHQYYEDDPYDHRSIQRSSSHPSLARSASEFTERWVAPEETDSSTPDASPQMTRRERNLMVQSNVAQMGDSRHIIHESQTQYIETRKTNYRTNRDDEW, from the exons ATGAGTACGAACGTAGTCAGCTTTATGCTGACGATTTTGGCAATAACAGTTGTAACATTTGAGGTCACTGCCCAATCAAACTATGCATCCCACGCTAATAGCATCGAATATCAAGGAGAAGGATTGCCCGAAGAAGCAACGCTTGACGGAAAG GTAACAAAACTCGACGATCTCAGccctataatatttttgaaccgcACAAAAGCCGCGTTGAATTGTGCTGCTGGTTCTATGCAAGTGGACCTGAAGTTCAATGAAAAATTTTTTGGCACTGCCTACGCTAATTTTGACCGAAACAGTGCGTGTCAAATAACCGGTAAAGGCGACACCAGCTACAGCATTGAGCTGCCTCTGAAAGGATGTGGAACTAAACAG GAGCCCCAACGTGTGTTCACCAACAACATTGTAGTTCGTTTCCATCCAGGCCTTGAAATGGATGGGGATGAAATAATTACAATAGTATGTCGTTACCCTCCTCCCGTAGCACCTGTTCCTGCTGGTTTACCTGCCCCCAT ATTGACAAATATTGTTCCTGCATCGATTTTGGAACCACCTTTGAAGGGAATTCAAATACTTTTCATTATTTGTGCAATTATGTTTTTAACCTTATTGCTCATTGGCTTGGGCGTATCATATTACTGTTTACGAAGACAACCAATGCCCATTGTACGAAGAGTGGTTCATGTTGGAAGTGGATCTGAAATAACAGCACTTGAAACCGGCAGCATag GAAGCATATCAGGAATGAAGATAGCACCAGTACATACCGCTTTGCACCAAACTCGAAGTATCTCTGGAAGTGATGGCCCTCTAATTCCATCTGACTATCCGAGTGAATCACACTCCGAAAATGAAGAAGTAGATACTGGATCCTTGCCTGTGAGTTCACATGGTAGCTATGAAAATAGTGCCTTTGTTCAGGACTCATCCAGTATCTATAGTGAAAATTATGGCCAATCTCAAGATATACGCACTTTTGAAACTTGTGAAGCTTCTCCAAAGTTTGACATCCACGTGCGAGTTAAACGCACTCCACCTCCATTACCGTCACCACTAACATCTGACACTGAAAGTAATACAACAATTAGCCGAATGGAGAGAAACAACCTTTCCACAATTCTGGAGTCCCACGAAGATGCCAGGAGTGACAGTGTACTAACATTTGAATCTCTTCAAGAAGCCGGACATACTCAGTTCACCTATACTCCGGAGTTACATACGGTTCCTAAACACATCCAGCAGGCACCAGTTGTTTCCAAAATTACGAAAGCTCAGCAACAATAC ATCCAACGTGATACTTGGCCAGAAAATTACGTGGATGGTCCACAAGCATCGTCCTCTCGTAGCATTGTTTCATTAGGCACTGAAATGACAGATACGCACTCAATGACTGAAATAGTCGATTCCTCACACTTGTACCCAGCTAACTATCACAATGCGATTGATTTGAAATATACAAATAACCTTCATGAACTTCCCGTTACCCCTATTAAAAAGAATGCAATATCATCTCATGTTATAGATGACGTGTTTATGCAAACTGTTACTGAAAAAACAACAATTGAAGACATCGAGAAACATAAGCGGATGGTAACGGAGTACAAAGCTAAACCGGTCATCGATCCTAACTGGGACGTTACCATTAGAAATTATCAGGAAAATTCTCAGCCAGAATGGGAGGACTTTTCGGATGTTTCTAGCGCCTCTGGAATGACTATTCCGCAAACCATGCCTACAAAAATGACCGTTCCTACGTCAACATACATTTCTGAAAGTGATGTCATGCTTCAGAGTCCAGAACTTGTTGGAAATATGAAACCAATTGAACTTCCACCAGAAGATAAATCTGTTTCCAATTGGGATGTCCTTATAAGAGTTTTACAAGACGTGGAAATTCCGGACATTTCCGTTACCACTGCCAGGCTTCAAAGTGACCGCGCACCTGTACCACTTGCTACACAACTCAGTTATGAGGACAAGGCTAAATGGAAGCAAATTATCACTACTGAGTCTACGCTGAG GACAATGCTCACTGAGGCCGTTGTACGAGAAGATTTCGAACGCATTCGAACTGACGCACGCTACGAAAACTTATTCGAACCCCAATCGTGGGAAATAATTATGCGTATACTCGCGCCTCCCGACGACGTTGAACTTCGACGATCTTCAAGGAAAAAACGAGAAACGTGGGATACTCGTTCACGAAGAAGCTCACTGCCTACATTGTACGAATACGATAGTGATGGAGGTTCATCGGTTCGAACTATAACTCAAGACCCAATAGTTGTGACTACTCAACATAGAGATAGCTATGAAAGTTCCAGACCTCGCTCAAGAAAAACTTCGCGATCCTCGTATAGCTCCAATAACGTTGATTATCGTTCAATGACTGAAATGACCGTTGATTTTGCAAAATCCAAGTATCCTGATAGTTATTCCGACGGAAGTTCATATTCAGCACATCAGTACTATGAAGATGACCCATACGACCATCGCTCCATTCAACGTTCTTCCAGCCATCCTAGCCTGGCTAGATCTGCTAGCGAATTTACCGAGAGATGGGTTGCTCCTGAAGAAACCGATTCCTCAACTCCGGATGCCAGTCCACAGATGACGCGACGTGAAAGAAATTTAATG GTGCAGTCCAACGTTGCTCAAATGGGAGATAGTCGTCATATTATCCATGAGAGCCAAACGCAGTATATTGAAACAAGAAAAACTAATTATAGGACAAATCGAGACGACGAATGGTGA